The following are encoded together in the Phaseolus vulgaris cultivar G19833 chromosome 9, P. vulgaris v2.0, whole genome shotgun sequence genome:
- the LOC137822241 gene encoding uncharacterized protein, which produces MLDRLGFCAKWIRWIKCCLESASVSVLVNGSPTREFTPRKGLRQGDPLAPFLFLLIAEGLAGVSRMAEEKNLIDSLEVGRARVNVNMLQYADDTLFFCEANTKSIFNIKAILLYFELASGLKVNFLKADWADWGKWIWRLGTDIRGLWKEILDSKYGGWRSLREDNKSNRGSLWWKDLKEGGFPRLFSISSAKDAKVAELGYWYNGVWVWNLDWRRSFFDWEKSLVEQLVQLLMSQASVSINDVWGSIWVGIVSEIWNIRNSVIFNSGVTDVSEVFASVQVKCWSGSPFDKLVAKRSNKSYCQMSFSGLARRTRYRQTLE; this is translated from the exons ATGCTTGATCGGTTGGGTTTCTGTGCTAAATGGATTCGGTGGATAAAATGTTGCTTAGAATCCGCTTCAGTTTCTGTGTTGGTGAATGGTAGCCCAACTAGGGAATTTACTCCTAGGAAGGGACTTCGCCAAGGTGATCCGCTAGCTCCGTTTCTCTTCCTTTTAATAGCAGAAGGGTTGGCTGGAGTCTCTAGGATGGCAGAGGAGAAGAATTTGATTGATAGTTTGGAGGTTGGAAGAGCTAGAGTGAATGTGAATATGTTGCAATATGCTGATGATACTTTATTCTTTTGTGAAGCTAACACCAAAAGTATCTTCAACATTAAGGCGATTTTGCTCTATTTTGAGCTTGCTTCTGGGCTTAAGGTGAATTTCTTGAAAGCAGATTGGGCGGACTGGG GAAAGTGGATTTGGAGACTGGGGACGGATATAAGAGGTTTGTGGAAAGAGATTCTCGATTCTAAGTACGGAGGTTGGAGAAGTCTGAGAGAAGACAACAAGTCTAATAGGGGTTCTCTCTGGTGGAAAGATCTAAAGGAG GGAGGTTTTCCAAGACTTTTCTCTATAAGTTCGGCCAAAGACGCAAAAGTGGCTGAGCTTGGATATTGGTATAATGGTGTTTGGGTGTGGAATCTGGATTGGCGCAGATCCTTTTTCGACTGGGAGAAGTCTTTGGTGGAACAGCTAGTTCAGTTATT GATGAGTCAGGCTTCTGTTTCGATTAACGACGTTTGGGGTTCAATTTGGGTTGGCATTGTGAGCGAAATTTGGAATATTAGGAACTCGGTCATCTTTAATAGTGGAGTGACAGATGTGTCTGAGGTGTTCGCTTCGGTGCAAGTTAAG TGTTGGTCTGGTAGCCCATTTGACAAACTGGTAGCCAAGCGTTCTAATAAGAGTTATTGTCAG ATGTCTTTCTCTGGATTAGCTAGGAGAACTCGGTATAGACAGACTTTGGAGTAA